A region of Epinephelus fuscoguttatus linkage group LG1, E.fuscoguttatus.final_Chr_v1 DNA encodes the following proteins:
- the LOC125889710 gene encoding LOW QUALITY PROTEIN: activin receptor type-1B-like (The sequence of the model RefSeq protein was modified relative to this genomic sequence to represent the inferred CDS: substituted 1 base at 1 genomic stop codon), which yields MRXAGNSLIMANLQISLAVVVVQAVLYRTCEALRCNCTTVQCEKTGFQCETDGACMASTSLIDGQEQHVRRCITRDNLVPPGQPFFCLGAEGLLNIHCCYTDYCNSIDLKVPSVTTQSGLGGGYGPGGTWGLVELVAVIAGPLFLLCLLLLMGVFLYQYHQRAYSHRQRLEVEDPSCDHLYLAKDRTLQDLIYDLSTSGSGSGLPLFVQRTVARTIVLQEIIGKGRFGEVWRGRWRGGDVAVKIFSSREERSWFREAEIYQTIMLRHENILGFIAADNKDNGTWTQLWLVSDYHEHGSLFDYLNRYSVTTEGMIKLALSAASGLAHLHMEILGTQGKPGIAHRDLKSKNILVKKNCTCAIADLGLAVRHDSASDTIDIAPNQRVGTKRYMAPEVLDETINMRHFDSFKCADIYALGLVYWEIARRCNSGGIHEEYQLPYYDLVPSDPSIEEMRKLVCDQKLRPNIPNWWQSYESLRVMGKIMRECWYANGAARLTALRIKKTLSQLSIQEDIKV from the exons ATGCGATGAGCCGGGAATTCATTGATCATGGCTAACCTACAGATCTCGTTAGCCGTCGTGGTTGTTCAGGCGGTCCTGTACAGAACCTGCGAGG CTTTGCGGTGTAACTGCACCACTGTCCAGTGTGAGAAGACTGGCTTCCAGTGTGAGACGGATGGAGCATGCATGGCCTCCACTTCCCTCATTGACGGCCAAGAGCAGCACGTCCGTAGATGCATCACACGAGACAATCTTGTGCCCCCCGGACAACCGTTCTTCTGCCTCGGTGCAGAGGGCTTGCTGAACATCCACTGCTGCTACACagactactgcaacagcattGACCTCAAAGTACCTTCAG TCACAACTCAGTCAGGACTCGGGGGAGGCTACGGCCCAGGTGGAACATGGGGGCTGGTGGAGCTGGTCGCTGTGATCGCAGGGCCGCTGTTCCtgctgtgtctgctgctgctgatgggtGTGTTCCTGTATCAGTACCACCAGAGGGCCTACAGCCACAGGCAAAGGTTAGAGGTGGAGGACCCCTCCTGTGACCACCTCTACCTGGCTAAAGACAGGACCCTGCAGGACCTCATATACGATCTGTCCACGTCTGGTTCAGGCTCTG GTCTGCCTCTGTTCGTCCAGCGCACTGTGGCCAGAACAATCGTCCTCCAAGAGATCATTGGTAAAGGGCGTTTTGGGGAGGTGTGGCGAGGACGTTGGAGGGGCGGTGATGTGGCGGTGAAAATCTTCTCCTCCAGAGAAGAGCGCTCCTGGTTCCGTGAGGCTGAAATCTATCAGACCATCATGCTTCGCCATGAAAACATCCTGGGCTTCATAGCTGCTGATAACAAAG ACAACGGCACATGGACCCAGCTGTGGTTGGTGTCAGACTACCACGAGCACGGCTCTCTGTTCGACTACCTGAACCGCTACTCTGTCACTACTGAAGGAATGATCAAACTGGCACTGTCCGCAGCCAGCGGCCTGGCACATCTTCACATGGAGATTCTGGGAACACAAG GAAAGCCAGGCATCGCCCACAGAGACCTGAAGTCCAAGAACATCCTCGTGAAGAAGAACTGCACCTGTGCCATCGCTGACCTGGGCTTGGCTGTCCGTCATGACTCGGCCTCGGATACCATCGACATTGCACCCAATCAGAGGGTGGGCACCAAGAG GTACATGGCTCCAGAGGTTCTGGATGAGACTATCAACATGAGACACTTTGACTCATTCAAGTGTGCTGATATCTATGCTCTGGGGCTGGTCTACTGGGAGATTGCACGCCGCTGTAATAGTGGAG GTATCCATGAAGAATACCAGCTGCCCTACTATGACCTGGTACCTTCTGACCCCTCCATAGAGGAGATGAGAAAGTTGGTGTGTGACCAAAAGCTACGACCCAACATTCCTAATTGGTGGCAGAGCTACGAG TCTCTGCGAGTTATGGGCAAAATCATGAGGGAGTGTTGGTATGCTAATGGAGCTGCCCGCTTGACTGCCCTGCGCATCAAGAAGACCCTCTCCCAGCTCAGCATTCAAGAGGACATTAAAGTCTGA
- the ankrd33ab gene encoding photoreceptor ankyrin repeat protein, whose amino-acid sequence MATAAKDPHLGSGPDEDDVSLAGSGSDSDSILSDDSVLPDYTPEITDGCAAATLYRACVRNDPVALRKVLDRGVTKEEVGELDINGWNGLMVACCKGFVEIVQGLHHCPFIDINHQDNEGNTALMIASQAGHINTVMYLLNYYPGIDTEIRDCRGFTALIKAAMTGRNDVVAALVMAGADIHAVDSTKGKCARDWALKTGRYETLHRLRRLNMRPKAEQFCESYVPEWPELKERVAKATGEKSATEKISQRLKNTFGFRFPRDPQDNGVLDHMVRITTSVHSPLISTGCRPLCPTSPPEVGKRRMAVPELVKQHTDKELEESSVCHSNGSVSRIIPTIHSAESISATCCAETERRGSILSLASTKVATAFIPRSMARRNSIFPSGCIPKIDISRPSEATPKKEKKKKRRDKGFLEPPKWRYKEIKDEKKKAEKEKAEKEKAEKEKKEKNKEKDSKKAKK is encoded by the exons ATGGCCACCGCAGCAAAGGACCCCCACCTGGGCTCAggccccgatgaggacgacgtgTCTCTGGCGGGGAGCGGGTCTGATTCAGACAGCATCCTCTCCGATGACTCCGTGCTTCCAGATTACACACCAGAGATAACAGACGGGtgtgcagcagcaacactgtatCGAGCATGTGTTCGTAATGACCCCGTTGCTCTGCGGAAAGTTCTGGACAGAGGGGTCACAAAAGAGGAGGTTGGAGAGCTGGACATCAACGGCTGG AACGGCTTGATGGTGGCCTGCTGCAAAGGATTTGTGGAAATTGTGCAGGGGCTTCACCACTGTCCCTTTATAGACATAAACCACCAGGACAACGAAGGCAACACTGCTCTGATGATTGCTTCCCAAGCAG GTCATATCAACACAGTCATGTATCTCCTAAACTACTATCCTGGGATAGACACTGAAATAAGGGATTGTCGAGGATTCACAGCGCTCATCAAAGCTGCTATGACCGGCCGCAATGACGTCGTGGCTGCCCTTGTTATGGCTG GTGCCGACATCCATGCAGTAGACTCCACCAAAGGAAAATGCGCTCGGGACTGGGCACTGAAAACAGGTCGCTATGAGACCCTGCATCGTCTCCGCCGCCTCAATATGCGGCCAAAAGCTGAGCAGTTCTGTGAGAGTTATGTCCCTGAGTGGCCTGAGCTCAAGGAGAGGGTAGCTAAGGCCACAGGTGAGAAAAGTGCTACTGAAAAAATCTCCCAGCGgctcaaaaacacatttggatTCAGATTTCCTCGTGACCCCCAGGACAACGGGGTCTTGGACCATATGGTGCGCATTACCACCAGCGTCCACAGTCCACTTATTTCAACTGGATGCCGTCCCCTCTGCCCTACCAGCCCTCCTGAGGTGGGGAAGAGGCGCATGGCTGTGCCAGAGCTGGTGAAGCAACACACAGATAAGGAATTAGAAGAGAGCTCAGTGTGCCACAGCAACGGCTCAGTATCACGCATCATACCCACAATCCACTCAGCAGAGTCCATCTCTGCAACATGCTGTGCCGAGACGGAGCGGCGAGGCAGCATCCTCTCACTGGCCTCCACCAAAGTTGCCACTGCATTTATTCCCCGCAGTATGGCAAGAAGGAACAGCATATTCCCGTCTGGCTGCATCCCCAAGATTGACATCAGCAGGCCTTCAGAGGCAACgccaaagaaagaaaagaagaagaagaggagggacaAGGGCTTCCTGGAACCGCCCAAGTGGAGGTACAAGGAGATCAAGGATGAGAAGAAGAAGGCTGAGAAAGAAAAGGCTGagaaagaaaaggcagagaaagaaaaaaaggagaaaaataaagaaaaagacagcAAGAAGGCCAAAAAATAA